A stretch of the Arachis stenosperma cultivar V10309 chromosome 6, arast.V10309.gnm1.PFL2, whole genome shotgun sequence genome encodes the following:
- the LOC130933540 gene encoding uncharacterized protein LOC130933540, which produces MAELQAEVKRLAELSAQNNTNKRDKGNPKNSSQAVTDLLITNPPKERLTLDNPFSEEITNYQMPKHFTLPSSLEPYKGIGDPRAHIKKFQSMMFFNGPKNEPILCRAFPTYLDGAALLWFSKLPEGSISSFEELARSFIDYFTAARIYVHGSDYLGTIRQGPQESLKDYLTRFADATMEIPDLDPAVHLHAIKAGLKPGKFRETIAVTKPKTLEKFRERAAGQMEIEELREAEKVDRRQPRKKESRTIRSRDNKDTRKMFKLTPKFDNYTRFNTKRERIIKEILNAKIIKPPVRAGSYQDQRFVDRTKHCAFHQKYGHTTDECIIAKDLLERLARQGLLDKYIEGTRHKGAKTNPDEQQTPRNKKTDKWPSNNPPKGIINCISGGFACGGETASARK; this is translated from the coding sequence ATGGCTGAACTTCAAGCAGAGGTCAAAAGACTGGCCGAGCTGTCAGCACAAAACAACACCAACAAGCGGGATAAAGGCAATCCCAAGAACTCGTCCCAAGCCGTGACTGACCTATTAATCACCAACCCCCCGAAGGAGAGATTAACCTTGGATAACCCATTTTCCGAGGAGATTACCAATTACCAAATGCCAAAACATTTTACACTACCTTCCTCACTCGAGCCATATAAGGGGATTGGTGACCCCCGGGCTCACATTAAGAAATTTCAGTCTATGATGTTCTTTAATGGACCTAAAAATGAACCTATTCTTTGCAGGGCTTTTCCGACCTACCTTGACGGCGCGGCCCTCCTTTGGTTCTCAAAACTACCTGAAGGATCAATCTCTTCCTTCGAGGAATTGGCAAGATCTTTCATAGACTACTTTACTGCTGCCCGCATTTATGTGCACGGATCAGATTATCTCGGCACCATCCGCCAAGGTCCCCAAGAAAGCTTGAAGGATTATTTAACCAGATTCGCTGACGCAACAATGGAGATACCCGATCTAGATCCTGCTGTCCATCTCCACGCCATAAAAGCCGGCCTCAAACCGGGAAAATTCAGAGAAACAATTGCCGTCACAAAACCGAAAACCCTGGAGAAATTCCGAGAAAGGGCCGCAGGGCAGATGGAAATTGAAGAACTCCGAGAGGCCGAGAAAGTAGACAGAAGGCAACCACGAAAGAAAGAAAGCCGAACAATCAGATCAAGGGACAACAAAGACACCAGAAAAATGTTTAAACTTACACCGAAGTTTGACAACTACACCAGGTTCAACACCAAGAGAGAAAGGATCATCAAGGAAATACTCAACGCCAAAATCATCAAACCCCCTGTTAGGGCCGGAAGCTACCAAGACCAACGATTCGTGGACAGGACCAAGCACTGCGCCTTCCATCAGAAATATGGTCATACCACCGACGAGTGCATCATAGCCAAAGACTTGCTGGAAAGATTAGCCCGGCAAGGACTCCTAGACAAATACATCGAAGGTACAAGGCACAAAGGAGCAAAAACAAATCCAGATGAGCAACAAACTCCGAGGAACAAAAAAACTGACAAATGGCCGAGCAACAACCCCCCAAAAGGAATCATCAATTGCATATCAGGAGGATTCGCATGTGGCGGAGAAACAGCCTCAGCACGAAAATGA